The following coding sequences are from one Nicotiana tomentosiformis chromosome 3, ASM39032v3, whole genome shotgun sequence window:
- the LOC104115738 gene encoding uncharacterized protein, which translates to MALRSSASKLITSSQSLLSNAVSRGIHSTSVRRMGGHGHHEPFYLHAKHMYNLDRMSNQKLKMTLGVWSAVAIGVIVPVYAVVFQQKKTASG; encoded by the exons ATGGCTTTGAGGTCGAGTGCATCCAAGCTTATCACCTCCTCCCAATCCCTCCTTTCCAACGCCG TGAGCAGAGGAATCCACTCAACTAGTGTAAGAAGAATGGGAGGACATGGCCATCATGAGCCATTCTATCTTCATGCGAAGCACATGTACAACTTAGACAGGATGTCCAATCAGAAGCTGAAGATGACCCTTGGTGTTTGGTCTGCAGTCGCCATTGGTGTTATAGTCCCAGTTTATGCTGTCGTCTTCCAGCAAAAGAAAACTGCTTCCGGCTAG